The Patescibacteria group bacterium genome window below encodes:
- a CDS encoding 50S ribosomal protein L25, whose amino-acid sequence MSEAIVLSAELRKERVTDKKDFIPAVVYGSGMENTSLVLKRNDFEKVFAQSGESGLLSLQIEGGKTVPVIVKDFQADPVKHRIMHVDFFMVNMKEKVIAEVNLDFVGEAPAAKTYGGIVIKSRDTVEIECLPNDLMQKMEVDLSVLENLGDAIYLKDLKLPDGVNIIGEAEEVIANVVEPRKIVETAEVTETTTSEKEEKEEGDKKEEETKE is encoded by the coding sequence ATGTCAGAGGCTATTGTTTTATCCGCCGAATTAAGAAAAGAGCGGGTTACTGATAAGAAAGATTTTATTCCGGCCGTAGTCTACGGTTCAGGTATGGAAAATACTTCTTTAGTTCTTAAGAGAAATGATTTTGAAAAAGTTTTTGCCCAAAGTGGAGAATCCGGACTTTTATCTTTGCAGATAGAAGGTGGTAAAACCGTACCGGTGATTGTTAAAGATTTTCAAGCTGATCCGGTTAAGCACCGTATTATGCATGTGGACTTTTTCATGGTTAACATGAAAGAAAAAGTTATAGCTGAAGTAAATTTGGATTTTGTTGGAGAAGCACCAGCCGCCAAAACTTATGGAGGTATTGTGATTAAAAGTCGCGATACGGTGGAAATTGAATGTTTACCAAATGATTTAATGCAGAAAATGGAAGTTGATTTATCTGTTTTGGAAAATCTTGGAGATGCCATTTATCTTAAAGATCTTAAGTTACCAGACGGAGTTAATATTATTGGTGAAGCTGAGGAGGTTATTGCTAACGTTGTAGAGCCTCGTAAGATTGTTGAAACAGCTGAGGTTACGGAAACTACTACATCTGAGAAAGAAGAGAAAGAGGAAGGTGATAAAAAAGAGGAAGAGACTAAGGAATAA